A window of the Deinococcus gobiensis I-0 genome harbors these coding sequences:
- a CDS encoding serine protein kinase RIO, with translation MNGGWRPRDVQAEIEGADVRPERREKYKTKKPLGRRRLGTLTGADTGTVGDATIQRLTRLGHITEVVAELKSGKEATAYIARGPRGSLLLKLYREFEARSFKNDAIYREGQVVTDERAARAMTARSKKGLEMLQASWVNAEYAHLWTLWAAGLSVPEPLVGPHAIDYGETSPAVLMALIGTEDEPAPRLSDARLTPEQARSAWDQSLDGMAGLLRLGYAHGDYSTYNLLWWENTVTIIDFPQLTTRTNPNFSELLRRDAQSLVTSFRKHGIQTDTEATLREVQRRAQGPAPEPRLVLP, from the coding sequence ATGAACGGCGGCTGGCGTCCCCGCGACGTTCAGGCCGAAATCGAGGGTGCCGACGTGCGCCCCGAACGCCGTGAGAAGTACAAGACCAAAAAGCCTCTGGGCCGCCGCCGCCTGGGAACGCTGACGGGCGCAGATACCGGAACGGTGGGCGACGCGACCATCCAGCGCCTGACGCGACTGGGTCACATCACCGAAGTGGTGGCCGAACTCAAGAGCGGCAAGGAAGCGACCGCCTACATCGCGCGTGGCCCGCGCGGCAGCCTGCTGCTCAAGCTCTACCGCGAGTTCGAAGCCCGCTCGTTCAAGAACGACGCCATCTACCGCGAGGGCCAGGTCGTCACCGACGAACGCGCCGCGCGCGCCATGACCGCCCGCAGCAAGAAGGGCCTGGAAATGCTTCAGGCGAGCTGGGTCAACGCCGAGTACGCGCACCTGTGGACCCTGTGGGCCGCCGGCCTGAGCGTGCCCGAGCCGCTGGTGGGGCCGCACGCCATCGACTACGGCGAGACCAGTCCGGCCGTCCTGATGGCCCTGATCGGCACCGAGGACGAGCCCGCCCCCCGCCTGAGCGACGCCCGCCTCACGCCCGAACAGGCCCGCAGCGCCTGGGACCAGAGCCTGGACGGCATGGCCGGACTGCTGCGGCTGGGCTACGCCCACGGCGACTACAGCACCTACAACCTCCTGTGGTGGGAGAACACCGTGACCATCATCGACTTTCCCCAACTGACCACCCGAACGAACCCCAACTTCTCCGAACTCCTGCGCCGCGACGCCCAAAGCCTCGTGACGAGTTTCCGCAAGCACGGCATCCAGACCGATACCGAGGCCACCCTGCGCGAGGTGCAGCGCCGCGCCCAGGGCCCGGCCCCCGAGCCGCGCCTGGTGCTGCCCTGA